The following coding sequences are from one Raphanus sativus cultivar WK10039 unplaced genomic scaffold, ASM80110v3 Scaffold1267, whole genome shotgun sequence window:
- the LOC108843089 gene encoding auxin-responsive protein SAUR21 gives MGLSRIAITNAAKQIMKLHSLGNKNRTSSSSLDNVPKGHVAVYVGEQIEKEKKRFVVPISFLNHPSFREFLSRAEEEFGFNHPMGGLTIPCREEMFLDLISSRLQ, from the coding sequence atgGGGTTGAGCCGTATTGCGATCACAAATGCAGCAAAACAGATAATGAAGCTACACTCACTGGGAAACAAAAACcgaacatcatcatcatcattggaTAATGTCCCTAAAGGGCATGTGGCAGTGTACGTAGGAGAACAGattgagaaggagaagaagagattcgtTGTTCCAATATCGTTTCTGAATCATCCTTCCTTCAGAGAGTTTCTTAGTCGAGCAGAGGAAGAGTTTGGATTCAATCATCCAATGGGAGGCTTGACCATTCCTTGCAGAGAAGAAATGTTTCTTGATCTCATTTCTTCTCGGTTACAATAA